The window agaaactgTTTTGTGATTAAATCAAGGCATACAACAATCTAGGGTGTTAAACTTTTCTAATAGGAAAGCAATGAAGatcaaaaaatactttaaaatgaacttgaagggaaatgatttttttataagAAGTTTATTTTTCCGTTGTACGACCGTTATACAAAGTAAGCAGCCAGAGCTGCCATTTTGTCCTTGGGTTTCTTTGGATTGAGCCTTCCTCCAGGCCTCCGGCCTTTCCCTCTTCCTCGGCcttgcctttttccttgtccCCCGCGGTGCATGGGGTGCCTCATGGCTGCGTGTTTCAGCTCCACCAGATCCTGAAACACAGGATCGCAGAACACGCAGCCTGAATGCTGGGTCTCATCGCCAGGCAGAGGAGATTTGGCTTTGTTAAAATCTACGTCCACAAGGGCCGCGTCACACAAGTCGCAGGTCTCAGGTGACACGCGGACTTTGTGGGCGTTCTCGAAGAAGTGCACGATCACGTTGCATTTGTTGCAGGCCATCTTCCACTTGGGACCCGACGTGGAGTCCAGCACCAGCACCCCGTTCTCACACTCAACGCACTGCCCGATTCCAAGCATGCTCAGGGAATGCTGGCACGTGGGGTGGGTGCACTCGTTACAGCCCATTCCTGGTGGAGGAAAATTGAAACCATAGCACGAGGAACCCTTTGGATTGCCACCCGCACGACCCAGTTTGGAGGAGGTGAGACACAGAACGCAAAGACAGCTTAGTATATTACAGGTTTTCTAAATCACTAAAGAATGGAACCACTCTCCAAACGGCACCTTGCATTTTCACAGACTCAGAATAATCCCTTGCTCAAAACTTCTGTAATGGCTTTCAGAATTGCCAGATACTGTCACTGTACATTACAGGCAGTTTGGACACACTAGTGATGAAATCCAGTCATGTTTTCAATTAAATGTATGGCTCCTAACTTACTGCTATCCTATACTTGCACTATACACTGTTagtacaaaacattttaaataaaaaaatcctaataAAAATATGCCAAAAAGCTCCTGATACTCAAAGCTTCAAAGCGCTACTTTAAGTAAGTTTTGGTCCCACAGCTAACAAACTAAATGCAACTTTTACCCCTTCTTATATCCTTCAACAGCTTTTGACACACCATCTCAGCATCAAAACACTCCCAAGACCTGGTCTTAATCTACAGTCCTATCCATACCAAGTACACTCCAGTTTGCAACATGTCAGAATCTCAAGTGTCTTTCACTGCACGCTGCTAGGAAGGTCACCTGCTGTGCATGCACATAATTCATTTCTTGCATGCACATAACAAcaatttcttacttattttataaaacaaaaagaaaagtattcaGAAATGAGGTAACTAATAAATCTTGGTTGGTGAGTTTGATGTTAATTTTAGGTATCTGTAATCTAATTTGAGTAGCACTGTATACTAAGAAACACGGCTGTATAGACTGCACCTAATTTATTTCAAGTGAGGCTGGTCCCTGCATGTTTACAGAATTCCTACCTTTTTTCATGTCCCGGAAGGGAGGATGGTTGTAACAGTATGGGCAGAGCGGGTAGCTCTTTCCTCTGGATCCAGATGACCACAGCACCAGCTCAAAGTCATCTAGGGGGCAACGCAATTCTTTGTAGAGTTTAATGGTACCATTCTGTGGGAGACTGTAGGTGTCATCACAGTGAGAGCAGTGCAGACGACTTGGTTTGGCCTAGAAATAGAATACAaatctccagaaaaaaatgtagtgtCAACAGGGTTCAAAACCTGCAGGAAATCTAACTATGACTGCTCTCTGGTTTGTTCCCCATGGAAAAATTccatcaggcttttttttttagaagtgcACTCTTGACAACCACATATGATATCCAAATTCAATGACAGAAAAGGGGTTTCTACTCAATGCCCCCCCAGAAATTGAAATTTCAATCATAAGCATTAGGTGAACTTACCTGAATATACTTCATGAAACGATGGCATTTGCCACAGCGGGAAAGAGGTTTACCTGTGGCAGCTAAGGGTGAAAACGACACTTCCATCAGCTCATCCATACCTGCAGAAGAGACAACCACATTGATGTTAGAATTCTACTTCTTAAGGGGAAACCTTCCACAAACTCATACGCAGGACCTGTGAAGAAGTGggaatgaaaatgttttattcacaACATGCTTCCTTGTTTACAAAGagtttttaaacacacagcATTTTGCAGTCAGCATGCATGTGTGCACGAGCACACAAGGGTAAGTACTTCAGCTAGTCTGAAGTTTTTGAGAACTCATCACTATACGTTCACACAGTAAACCTGAAGTAGAGTTTTGGAGCTACGAATTAGTCCGACTCCTTTCAGAAAGCGATGTAATTTGACTGGAAACTTCCAGTCCTGACACAACTTTTCAGCAAGCCTAAACCTCTGAAAGGCACCTAATATACAAGTATTTTCTACTGACATCTTTGCAACAATTAAGTAATTGTAGGGAACTCCacgtgtaaaaaaaaaaaaataaaataaaataaaaaaatacctgCAATAGAATCAACAAAATAGTGAAATTTCCTCTTGAAAATGTCAAGGGTGTGCTCCAGGACCTGATGGTAATTTGCTTTACCCAGAGCTATCAGGTTGAGTTGCTTCTCTACAGCACTGCGAATCGTGGGAAGAACCAATTCTGCATCTAACCAGAGACAACAGcaacagagaagcagcaatgaAAGGTCAAAAAATGGGGGAAGGAAACTCTCCATACACAAGCTGacatcaaaataaacaaacaagattTAATTATTACagtatttggaatattttcctAGATGCATTATTTCAGACAGAAATGCTACTTATGCAGTGATAATAGCCCTTGACATATTGAAGGGTAAAGGTAAGAGCACGGAAAGGGAAGAACACTGAACTGACCTATTTTGTAATAACCATGAACGAGAACAATGCCAAGGTTTGTAGGCTTTAGTCTCCGACCACTCTCCACTGTGACATAGTTTCGCTGGCAAATGTTGTTAATGTGGACTGGAATACTTGCATCAGTTCCTGccacacaaaggaaaacaatacaTCCATCCTCAACAAAAAGTTTTCGTCAAATTACTCGTTTCTGACTTCTCTGGTTTTATGTCAGATTATAGTGCTCCCGAGACTGCTTAAAATTCAGATACCTTTTTACTGTTAACCAACTTCCAGCAGATAACTTATCTCTCTAGTAACTCTTGTGTCCTTTGCAGTTCTGAGAAAAGTCCGAAACAATTTAATTTAACAATTATTTCAATTCTTCCAATTAATTACTATTGGGAAGACACCTATTCTTCTCACAATCACTTATTCTGGAGAGACACAGTGGTGCAAGAGACGTTTGTTTTGACTGGACAAATTTATGAAAATGCACCAAAGGAAACAAgtcagattaaaaaagaaaagttgcatTGTGGTAAATTCCATAATAAGATACATAAGGACTACTGGAGGCAGCAAAGCTGAAGCAAGCTGCAAAGGAAATCATTCCTAAGAATGGGGAGGCACATTCTTCCACACATCATCTCTTTCTGACAGAGGATATGTTACGGAAGGATACCGCTTTGGCCAGAAACCAGGCACAAGGttcaaaaaggcaaataaatgtGAAGGAAGAAACAATCCACCACCTAAGAGGTGCTACAGGCTCTGTGgtttgaacagaaaaaaaagagattgttACTGTACCTGTTCAAATGAATTCTGAAAGGTTGTTACCAGAGATAGTGCAGAAGAACAATTCAGACTCTTTGCACTCTTGCTGGATGTATTAGAGGATAATGTAAATTAAGCAAGTTCCTACCAATGCCATGTTTTTCCATCAGAGTGATAAGTTCTGCTTCTGTCAGGTAATCAGGAGGACTGGTTTGCTTTTCCAACAGTTTTATTTCACTGATTGGAAAAAGATCTCCTTTCTCACAGTGAGGCAGGCTCTCTTCTAATGCGATGCTGTGCCAGGGCATAATTTCTGTGAATCCTGGAGgtaaagaagcaaacaaacaaaaataatgagacCTTATCTTCACAGCTTTCAACAGGCCATGGTTTACCTTTCTAATTTTAACACGGGCCGCATTATACAGATCAAAGTTAAGGAGCTGTCTGCCATACCATGCAGAAAATATCTGAGACTAGGAGTACTGAGGCAATCTTGTATCACAAGACGGTATCTCCCACTACACTGCATCAGATCTATTTTGTGAGCAACTTGAGTCAGGCTCATCTATGAAAAAGAGTAAATACTCTCCTTGAATGAAAGCACAGTGTCAGAATGGATAGGAAGAGGttcttaaaacagaaatacaaatagcAAGTGATATTATTCACTTTTGTACCATTCAATGtattaatggggaaaaaaatatctgtaggTATCAAGTTATCCCCTGGTTAGTCTTACCTGGAGAAGTTACCACTTTTCCAACACAAGTGAAACGTTCAGGGCCAATACTGAACGCAATGGTGGTCTGTAGGTACTTGCAGTCAGCGCTGACAGTGGCAATGAAATGCCTGGTTATATACTCATACAGTCGCCATCCATCTCCACCTGAGGACAACCAACATCTTACACACAAAACTCAAGTCCTGCAGCTCTACGTAAAATCTGCACTAAAAGGCACCAGGTTTCCACAGGTATCACAGGAAAAACTGGTACCTAAAAGAAAGCAACATTTGAAAGTCCATCCCCTTTAAAATTTCCCGTCTGTAGAATCACCATGTCATATAGGCATGGACTGCATGCAGATGCTTTTGGAGGAGGACTGTCAGTTTAGCCAGCCTGTCTCCCAGTTTCGCAATGTGTTTGAATGAGAGAATAAAgtagaaaacacttttcttttttttccttaaaaaaaaaaggcagatgaacacaaataaaatgttacaCTGCTTAGTGTCGCTGGAGACCACACTCTAATCTAAACCCTCAAACTGGACACAAACCATAGAGACTAAATTAAAACACAGCTGAAGCTCGACTTTCAAGTACAGAAATATAGTAAAATGTCAATACTTGGAAGCTCCTATTCTGGGGCAGATCTCTCCCAGAGAAAGCAGGCATTAACTTGTTAAGTTGGCTATTCCTTTTTCTTAGGAGTACCATGGTCCCTAGGACCAAATACGGAATAGCAGACCAGCTCTGGACTTCACTGTCACCAGAAGTTTAAGGTGGGATACAGTTGCCTCTACCTAGTTCTGCTTCCGTCGCAGCTCTCATTGGCGTGATGGGAGGATGGTCTCCTGCATCGTGGCCTTTCCTCGGACGATTAATGCCTTCTGATAGCAATGCTTTTACCTGGatgaaggaagagagagaaaacaggctGGCTGAAGTGGATAACATGTCTCTCTTCATAGGTTAAGAAGCTTTTCAGATCAAACCCACAACAATAAAACATtcataaataaaagaaagtgcATATATTTATTGTTTCTAAAGACCGATAGATCATAATATACCAAGTAAGATATGTTCTAAAACACAAACTAGAGGGTGGTCTGTTAAGCAGTACAGGTATTGCTTTGTGTACTCACAGTTTCTGCCCAATAAGGATTATTGGCTTGTTGTCTCAAACATCCTTTCAAGTCAAAATTTTCTGGATAATGAGTAGTTTCTGTTCGAGGGTAGCTAATATAACCTTGAGTATAAAGACGCTCTGCTATTTGCATGGCATGTTGTGGACCCATTCCTAAGATGGGataggagaaaacaaaaatcaactaCACATCACTGTGACTGATTTGTTTGCTGCATCTGAAAGTATATCATatcaaagcatttaaataaatcataGCTTGTCCCTTCCATAAGACTTTCACCACCTTGACCTTATCCAACATGTCACTTTTTACAAGCTTTCTAAACTTGATCCTTCCCTCAAATGATGTATTATGGGGAGAGGAAGGTATCAAACCATATTTGACACATCCTCGATTATTTCACCTGAGAAGCCAAAATACTTTGCTTTAAAACAGTGTGAAAATCTGAACTTTTACACATACCTAAAGCAGCACTGGCCACTCGTAGCATTTCTACCGTGTTCAGAGCCAGTGGTCTCTGCTTCACCTTCTCTTTTTTACTCACAGATTCTACCtaaaaaacagcattttcccAGTAAGTTTTGAAGTTGGGTAACTGGCAAACACATAATTTCCGTTATGCCTATGAACACGTAACATACCTAACATTATCCATTCTTCTCATGGCtgtattgttttcttaaaacaGTAACCACCACTATATTTTTACTTTAGGAAATGTGACTGGAGATAATTTTACCAAATTCTAAAGTTACAGTGCTAAGGTCCCTTTGTGCTAAGGACCAGATTGGGCCTTACATCCTAATGCATTCTTGCAGAGCCTACCCAATACAGAAATTACACATGCTGATCAATACATTAGAACAGCAACCTAAGGCTTTAAGAAAGTATTTCTCACTTTCTTGTACAACTAGATACCCAGCTGGGAACGCAGCAAGATAACTTACTGCAACCTTCACTTCCCATCCACTTCCCATTAGTTTCAGTGCTACAAGGATTTAGCGCTTATTCCAAGTCTTAACTATAAGGacccagatttttaaaagcttcatgCAGTCTTTGAATCTTGATGGCTATAAGCACTTGAACCCAAACATACTGTCAAACAAGTAttgaaaacagcagaattaGAAGTTAATTTGCTATAAAGACTGTACCATACACAGGATTGAAAATTTAACTACAGCAATATTGCCACATAAGTAATTAAATTCTGATTTATGCAATGTTTCATGGGAAATAAGAAGTCTGTTTGGAGAGATCTAAACAGTGTTTCTTAGTAATGAAGACTTTCTATCACAAGTCATGATCATTTCCAACGTGAACATTAAGAAGTGGCTTCTGCTGAGATGACCACACCGGAATAACATGAACTACAATTAAAAATTCTCTTGTCCTTTATTCTCATTTAC of the Columba livia isolate bColLiv1 breed racing homer chromosome 17, bColLiv1.pat.W.v2, whole genome shotgun sequence genome contains:
- the TOP3B gene encoding DNA topoisomerase 3-beta-1 gives rise to the protein MKTVLMVAEKPSLAQSIAKILSRGNMSSRKGLNGACSVHEYTGSFIGQSAHFKMTSVCGHVMTLDFIGKYNSWDKVDPAELFSKAPTEKKEANPKLTMVKFLQVEGRGCDCIVLWLDCDKEGENICFEVLDAVLPVMNKPRSTERTVYRAKFSSITDTDICNAMNHLGEPNRNEALSVDARQELDLRIGCAFTRFQTKYFQGKYGNLDSSLISFGPCQTPTLGFCVERHDKIQSFKPETYWVLQAKVNPEKESSLTLDWDRVRVFDREIAQMFLNITKTAKEAKVESVSKKEKVKQRPLALNTVEMLRVASAALGMGPQHAMQIAERLYTQGYISYPRTETTHYPENFDLKGCLRQQANNPYWAETVKALLSEGINRPRKGHDAGDHPPITPMRAATEAELGGDGWRLYEYITRHFIATVSADCKYLQTTIAFSIGPERFTCVGKVVTSPGFTEIMPWHSIALEESLPHCEKGDLFPISEIKLLEKQTSPPDYLTEAELITLMEKHGIGTDASIPVHINNICQRNYVTVESGRRLKPTNLGIVLVHGYYKIDAELVLPTIRSAVEKQLNLIALGKANYHQVLEHTLDIFKRKFHYFVDSIAGMDELMEVSFSPLAATGKPLSRCGKCHRFMKYIQAKPSRLHCSHCDDTYSLPQNGTIKLYKELRCPLDDFELVLWSSGSRGKSYPLCPYCYNHPPFRDMKKGMGCNECTHPTCQHSLSMLGIGQCVECENGVLVLDSTSGPKWKMACNKCNVIVHFFENAHKVRVSPETCDLCDAALVDVDFNKAKSPLPGDETQHSGCVFCDPVFQDLVELKHAAMRHPMHRGGQGKRQGRGRGKGRRPGGRLNPKKPKDKMAALAAYFV